A stretch of Blautia liquoris DNA encodes these proteins:
- a CDS encoding L,D-transpeptidase family protein, with translation MNRLKKKKIVLGILVGILMILIGVYLGISLFFHSHFITGTTINGADVSKMTVQQAKKAQQDHISEYILTIKERGGNTEKITADQLGLTYVDDKGVEKLLKEQKAFLWPVSAGKRKNYELAANVSYDKSIVDGILEGLSCLQSDNQTPPQDAFVQPEDNGFAIVPENPGSTLKRDDMKNAVINAIDTGKEALDLEKEDLYEKPSVVSTDESLKKDMDQMNALTTANITYDFGDDRKFTADRSVIKDWLVKGDDGNYTVDESGAAKWVRQMAYETDTFGLARDFTTHSGQVIQLPYGGDYGWLINQKETTSSLIEAIQSGTQETREPEYTYKGMDRSKNDIGGTYVEISISEQKMWCYKDGQLIVETPVITGNHSTGHDTPSGHVWAIDAKKRDADFKRYPVHVNFWLPFNGDVGIHDASWRTEEMYTPTFYQNSGSHGCINTPVDAAEKIFNTVGIGSPVIVYYSTDQVVGPQPTQENSI, from the coding sequence ATGAATAGATTAAAAAAGAAAAAGATTGTTTTGGGTATCCTTGTTGGGATCCTGATGATCCTGATTGGTGTTTACCTTGGAATAAGCCTCTTCTTTCACTCACATTTTATAACAGGAACCACGATTAATGGTGCAGATGTAAGTAAGATGACTGTCCAGCAGGCAAAGAAAGCCCAACAAGATCACATATCAGAATATATTCTTACAATAAAAGAGCGCGGAGGAAATACCGAGAAGATTACAGCAGATCAGCTCGGTCTTACTTATGTAGATGATAAAGGTGTAGAAAAGCTTTTGAAAGAACAAAAGGCTTTTTTGTGGCCTGTTTCTGCCGGGAAGAGAAAAAACTATGAGTTGGCGGCGAATGTTTCATATGATAAGAGTATTGTCGATGGAATTCTTGAGGGGCTTTCCTGCCTTCAAAGCGACAATCAGACACCGCCCCAAGATGCCTTCGTTCAGCCTGAAGATAATGGTTTTGCTATCGTTCCGGAGAATCCGGGAAGTACATTAAAGCGTGATGATATGAAGAATGCGGTGATCAATGCGATCGATACCGGAAAAGAGGCACTTGATCTTGAAAAAGAAGATCTCTATGAAAAACCTTCGGTTGTGAGTACAGATGAATCACTGAAAAAAGACATGGATCAGATGAATGCTCTTACAACTGCGAATATCACCTATGATTTTGGAGATGACCGGAAGTTTACGGCGGATCGCAGTGTGATCAAGGACTGGCTGGTCAAAGGCGATGACGGAAACTACACAGTGGATGAATCCGGCGCTGCCAAGTGGGTAAGGCAGATGGCATATGAGACTGATACATTCGGACTTGCCAGAGATTTTACAACACATTCAGGGCAGGTGATTCAGCTGCCCTATGGCGGAGACTATGGATGGCTGATCAACCAGAAAGAGACGACTTCTTCGTTGATAGAAGCCATTCAATCCGGCACACAGGAGACTAGAGAGCCGGAATATACATATAAGGGGATGGACCGCTCAAAGAATGATATTGGCGGCACTTATGTGGAGATCAGCATCAGTGAACAGAAGATGTGGTGTTACAAAGACGGACAGCTGATTGTGGAGACTCCCGTTATTACAGGCAATCATTCTACAGGGCATGACACACCGTCAGGCCACGTATGGGCAATCGATGCAAAAAAGCGAGACGCAGACTTTAAAAGATATCCTGTACATGTAAATTTCTGGCTTCCTTTTAACGGGGATGTGGGAATTCACGACGCAAGCTGGCGCACTGAGGAGATGTATACTCCCACATTTTACCAGAATAGCGGATCACATGGGTGCATTAATACTCCAGTCGATGCCGCAGAAAAAATCTTTAATACAGTCGGCATCGGCTCTCCTGTGATCGTATATTATAGTACAGATCAGGTTGTAGGCCCGCAGCCAACCCAGGAAAACAGCATCTGA
- a CDS encoding D-alanine--D-alanine ligase family protein → MNIVVLAGGTSTEREVSIDSGTMVCRALREKGHQAILLDVFFGLDEVTEPLFGPDYDIDRAADKMRANSGEVQKTARERIEFFGSHVIEICQKADVVFLALHGANGEDGKVQAAFDLFGILYTGTDYLSSAIAMDKGLSKELFEIHGVPTPKGITINANKGYSVHPAAYDLTFPLVVKPCCGGSSVGVSIVNTQEEYEKALQDAFFYESEVVVEEYVYGREFSVGVVDSKAYPVIEIAPIQGFYDYKNKYEAGSTIETCPADLDDETTHKMQEYAVMGAKALGIKSYCRLDFMMREDKKMYCLEANTLPGMTSTSLLPQEAAAIGIDYPALCEKLVSLSLQAQEKKE, encoded by the coding sequence ATGAATATCGTAGTATTAGCCGGAGGAACCAGCACAGAGAGAGAAGTCTCTATTGATTCCGGCACCATGGTGTGCAGGGCATTACGAGAGAAGGGACATCAGGCAATACTTTTAGATGTATTCTTTGGGCTAGATGAGGTTACAGAACCGTTATTTGGTCCGGATTATGATATAGATCGCGCTGCGGATAAGATGAGGGCGAATTCAGGGGAAGTTCAGAAAACTGCCAGAGAGCGAATAGAATTTTTTGGATCACATGTAATCGAGATCTGTCAGAAGGCGGATGTTGTATTTCTAGCTTTGCATGGGGCCAATGGTGAAGATGGAAAGGTGCAGGCCGCATTCGATCTTTTCGGGATTTTATATACCGGGACCGATTATCTCAGTTCTGCTATTGCAATGGACAAAGGGCTTTCAAAAGAACTATTCGAAATTCATGGTGTTCCGACACCGAAGGGTATAACGATTAACGCAAACAAAGGATATTCTGTTCATCCGGCTGCGTATGATCTTACTTTTCCACTGGTGGTGAAGCCCTGCTGCGGCGGCTCCAGTGTGGGAGTGTCTATCGTCAATACTCAGGAAGAGTACGAAAAAGCCCTTCAGGACGCATTTTTTTATGAATCGGAAGTAGTAGTTGAGGAATATGTGTATGGCCGTGAGTTCTCTGTAGGTGTGGTCGATTCCAAGGCATATCCTGTCATCGAGATAGCACCGATACAGGGATTTTACGACTATAAGAATAAGTATGAGGCCGGCTCCACAATAGAGACCTGCCCTGCTGACTTAGATGATGAAACGACACATAAGATGCAGGAATACGCTGTTATGGGTGCCAAGGCTCTGGGAATTAAGAGTTACTGCAGACTCGATTTTATGATGAGAGAAGACAAAAAGATGTATTGTCTGGAAGCGAATACACTTCCGGGCATGACCAGCACCAGTCTGCTCCCGCAGGAGGCAGCAGCAATTGGAATTGACTACCCTGCACTCTGCGAAAAGCTGGTTAGCCTGTCACTACAGGCACAGGAGAAAAAAGAATGA
- a CDS encoding UDP-N-acetylmuramoyl-tripeptide--D-alanyl-D-alanine ligase, whose protein sequence is MKNMTLEHIANACGGSYIGTEGKKTVCVSDITTDSRKVSDGCLFVPIQGSRVDGHDFIDQVIEKGALAVLSEKDLGIQNFPYIRVESSLKALKDLAEYYLQQLKIPVIGITGSVGKTSTKEMTAAVLSQKYHVLKTQGNFNNELGLPLTVFRLRDEDEMAILEMGISDFGEMRTLAEIARPKTAMITNIGYCHLENLKDRDGVFKAKTEIFEYVRDDGHVILNGDDDKLEQVCDVHGIKPVKFGLNQKNDVYADEIKSMGFSGVSCTIHTPAGSFKTLVPMPGKHMVYNALAGTCAGILYGLTLEQIKSGIESFQPLEGRFHIITTSRYQIIDDCYNANPMSMKASLEVLQDGEGRKVAILGDMAELGKDEKDLHEEVGTFAGSLKLDALYCTGRLSESLAAAAKKSNSKLDVRHFVDKDALLDWLPILLKDGDTILVKASHSMEFDKVVKYLEREEK, encoded by the coding sequence ATGAAGAATATGACACTGGAGCATATAGCAAACGCATGCGGCGGAAGTTATATCGGTACAGAAGGAAAAAAAACCGTCTGTGTATCGGATATCACGACAGACAGCCGAAAAGTATCAGATGGCTGTCTGTTCGTGCCGATTCAGGGAAGTCGGGTAGACGGGCATGATTTTATAGACCAGGTAATTGAAAAGGGTGCACTTGCTGTGCTCTCCGAGAAAGATCTGGGAATACAAAACTTTCCTTACATTCGAGTTGAGTCGTCACTGAAAGCTTTGAAGGATCTGGCCGAATATTATCTTCAACAACTTAAAATCCCTGTGATTGGGATTACCGGAAGTGTCGGAAAGACCAGTACGAAGGAGATGACGGCGGCTGTTTTATCACAGAAATATCATGTTTTAAAGACACAGGGAAACTTTAACAATGAACTGGGGCTTCCGCTCACTGTCTTTCGGCTTCGCGATGAGGATGAGATGGCGATTTTGGAGATGGGAATCAGTGATTTCGGCGAGATGCGTACACTTGCCGAGATTGCACGTCCCAAGACGGCCATGATCACAAACATTGGATATTGTCATCTGGAAAACTTAAAGGACCGGGATGGAGTTTTCAAAGCGAAGACAGAGATATTTGAATATGTCAGAGATGACGGACATGTAATCTTGAACGGAGATGACGACAAGTTGGAGCAGGTCTGTGATGTTCATGGAATAAAGCCTGTAAAATTTGGACTCAATCAGAAGAATGACGTCTATGCCGATGAGATAAAATCAATGGGATTTTCGGGTGTGTCCTGTACAATTCATACGCCTGCGGGCAGTTTTAAAACACTTGTCCCGATGCCTGGAAAACATATGGTGTACAATGCCCTTGCGGGTACCTGTGCGGGTATTCTCTATGGTCTCACGCTGGAGCAAATTAAATCCGGAATAGAAAGTTTTCAGCCGCTTGAGGGGAGATTCCATATTATCACAACCTCCAGGTATCAGATTATCGATGACTGCTACAATGCAAATCCCATGTCCATGAAGGCTTCCCTGGAAGTTCTTCAGGATGGTGAAGGACGAAAAGTGGCAATCCTCGGCGATATGGCTGAGCTTGGAAAAGACGAGAAAGATCTGCATGAAGAGGTGGGTACATTTGCCGGGAGCCTGAAACTGGATGCTCTGTACTGCACCGGACGTTTAAGTGAAAGTCTGGCCGCTGCCGCTAAAAAAAGCAATTCAAAACTGGATGTCCGCCATTTTGTGGATAAGGATGCTTTGCTTGACTGGCTGCCCATTCTGCTTAAGGACGGGGATACGATTCTTGTAAAGGCGTCACATTCCATGGAGTTTGACAAGGTCGTGAAGTATCTGGAACGAGAAGAGAAGTAG
- a CDS encoding lysophospholipid acyltransferase family protein, translating into MLRLILVLFFAVAYLILTIPVLAVEWLIGKFNPHVKDITSLRMVQWIFKVILWGAGVKLDVIGEDNVPKDQAVLYIGNHRSNFDPIITYSRCPGLTGYVAKKEMKKIPLLCTWMKYLHCHFLDRKDLRQGLKMILSCIEDINNGISICIFPEGTRSKQETETPLLPFHEGSFKIAQKTNCPIIPMALTGTNRILETQFPKIKSTHVILEYGKPIIPSELSPEERKHLGGYTGKVIEEMLEKNRSLL; encoded by the coding sequence ATGCTACGATTAATATTAGTGCTGTTTTTTGCAGTTGCATATTTAATTTTAACGATACCAGTGCTGGCTGTGGAATGGCTGATAGGTAAATTTAACCCCCATGTGAAGGATATCACCTCTTTACGCATGGTTCAGTGGATCTTCAAAGTTATCTTATGGGGTGCCGGAGTGAAACTGGATGTGATAGGCGAGGATAACGTCCCGAAGGATCAGGCAGTCCTCTATATTGGAAATCACCGCAGTAACTTTGATCCGATTATAACATATTCAAGATGTCCGGGACTGACCGGGTATGTGGCAAAGAAGGAAATGAAAAAGATCCCGCTGCTATGCACCTGGATGAAATATCTGCACTGCCATTTCCTTGACAGGAAGGATCTGAGACAAGGACTTAAGATGATCCTATCCTGTATCGAAGATATTAATAATGGTATTTCCATCTGCATCTTTCCGGAGGGGACAAGAAGCAAGCAAGAGACAGAGACTCCGCTTCTTCCTTTTCATGAGGGAAGCTTCAAGATCGCACAGAAAACAAATTGTCCGATTATACCGATGGCGCTTACAGGAACAAATCGAATTTTGGAAACACAGTTTCCGAAAATCAAATCAACACACGTGATTCTCGAATACGGAAAACCGATTATCCCTTCTGAGTTATCCCCAGAAGAGAGAAAACATCTCGGAGGATATACTGGAAAAGTGATCGAAGAAATGCTGGAAAAAAATCGCTCCCTTTTATAG
- a CDS encoding protease complex subunit PrcB family protein: protein MKKIAYLLICALFVAAAISCSPKKNDGDEYKACDFTVLKTGEIPDEVSQLIEKQGDEAFQMVYRSDGWLFCMRGYGKQKTGGYSIRILDVGIRGEMLRIKSELLGPQTKEEQKGVGSRPYFVLKLEDPGYPVMFEESGGEMNGINEEKSASDLQKK, encoded by the coding sequence TTGAAGAAAATTGCCTACTTATTAATATGTGCACTGTTTGTGGCAGCAGCTATCAGCTGCTCTCCAAAAAAGAATGACGGGGATGAGTACAAGGCTTGCGACTTTACCGTGCTGAAAACAGGGGAGATTCCAGATGAAGTGAGTCAGCTGATTGAAAAGCAGGGCGATGAGGCATTCCAGATGGTCTACAGAAGTGACGGATGGCTCTTTTGCATGCGTGGATATGGAAAACAGAAAACCGGAGGTTATTCCATCCGTATTCTGGATGTAGGTATTCGTGGTGAGATGCTGCGCATAAAAAGTGAACTGCTTGGCCCCCAAACCAAAGAAGAACAAAAAGGCGTCGGGTCCAGGCCATATTTTGTTTTAAAATTGGAAGATCCGGGATACCCGGTGATGTTTGAAGAATCAGGAGGGGAAATGAATGGAATTAACGAAGAAAAATCTGCATCAGATTTGCAGAAAAAGTGA
- a CDS encoding DUF3794 and LysM peptidoglycan-binding domain-containing protein has product MELTKKNLHQICRKSDANTQITFDEDYNVPDSKPDVGRMIQKKGEVNLTEVVVSDGHAHITGSLDFHLLYVSDGDIRRIYNLDGSLPIDENINLDGAASGDKICLRWDMEDLSIRLINSRKLNVRALITFHAYVEELQDISLPIDVKESDSVSVKKAEIPLLELSVHKKDTMRIKKELTLASNKPNIHTVLWKDMQVRALDIRGLDGKIEVKGELFLFTLYSGDDEDHPLQYLEQALPWHQEVECDGCTMDMIPNIEVNMSQSDLEVAPDADGEERVLQMDVVLELDIKMYKENNCQIVEDVYTPNKKFVLDTKPEVLESLLVKNYSKCRVEDKINVPEPANKILQICHSEGSVKIDSAQVAEKGINVEGIVQLRILYIISDDDMPFYSMETAIPFSHVVEAQGISQDCRYYLQSDIEQLSTMMLDSNDIEVKVVINLNALVMREHKKAVVNAIREEPLDVEEVRAMPGIVCYMVQDNDTLWDIAKRFYTTVDEIIKLNDLPSENVKPMDSLLLVKKVE; this is encoded by the coding sequence ATGGAATTAACGAAGAAAAATCTGCATCAGATTTGCAGAAAAAGTGATGCGAATACCCAGATTACGTTTGATGAAGATTACAATGTGCCAGATTCTAAACCAGATGTAGGGCGCATGATACAAAAAAAAGGAGAAGTCAATCTTACGGAAGTTGTTGTCAGTGACGGGCACGCTCACATCACCGGATCTTTGGACTTCCATCTGCTTTACGTCTCTGACGGTGATATCAGAAGAATATACAATCTGGACGGCTCACTTCCGATTGATGAGAATATCAATCTCGATGGAGCTGCAAGCGGTGATAAGATCTGTCTAAGATGGGATATGGAAGACCTCAGTATCCGATTGATCAACTCCCGAAAACTGAACGTGCGTGCCCTGATTACGTTTCATGCTTATGTGGAGGAGTTACAGGATATCTCTCTGCCGATCGACGTCAAAGAGTCGGACAGTGTATCGGTAAAAAAAGCAGAGATACCGCTGTTGGAGCTTAGCGTACATAAAAAAGACACCATGAGGATAAAAAAAGAACTGACACTTGCCTCGAATAAGCCGAATATTCATACAGTGCTCTGGAAGGATATGCAGGTACGTGCTTTGGATATCAGGGGACTGGATGGGAAGATAGAGGTAAAAGGCGAGTTGTTTCTGTTTACCCTATATTCCGGTGACGATGAAGATCATCCTCTGCAGTATCTGGAACAGGCACTCCCATGGCATCAGGAGGTAGAGTGTGACGGCTGTACGATGGATATGATTCCAAATATCGAGGTAAATATGAGCCAAAGTGACCTGGAGGTTGCACCCGATGCCGACGGAGAAGAACGTGTCCTGCAGATGGATGTCGTGCTGGAACTCGATATCAAGATGTATAAGGAAAATAATTGCCAGATTGTGGAGGATGTGTACACTCCAAATAAGAAGTTTGTGCTGGACACAAAGCCTGAAGTATTAGAGAGCCTTTTGGTTAAAAATTATTCGAAGTGCCGTGTGGAAGATAAGATAAATGTACCGGAGCCGGCGAATAAGATTCTGCAGATCTGCCACAGCGAGGGAAGCGTAAAAATAGATTCCGCACAGGTGGCAGAGAAAGGGATCAATGTAGAAGGTATTGTACAGCTTCGTATTCTGTATATTATCAGCGACGACGATATGCCGTTTTATTCTATGGAGACAGCAATTCCATTCAGCCATGTGGTAGAGGCACAGGGGATCAGCCAGGACTGCCGCTATTACCTGCAAAGTGATATCGAGCAGCTGTCCACGATGATGCTCGACAGTAATGATATCGAGGTAAAAGTGGTAATCAATCTGAATGCCCTTGTGATGCGTGAGCATAAGAAAGCTGTTGTAAATGCCATAAGGGAAGAACCGCTTGATGTAGAAGAAGTAAGGGCAATGCCGGGTATTGTATGCTATATGGTCCAGGACAATGACACACTTTGGGATATCGCCAAGAGATTTTATACTACTGTGGATGAAATCATAAAATTAAATGACCTGCCGTCAGAGAATGTCAAACCTATGGATTCCCTGCTGCTGGTTAAGAAGGTAGAGTAA
- the ispE gene encoding 4-(cytidine 5'-diphospho)-2-C-methyl-D-erythritol kinase: protein MKLRAMAKINLGLDVVKKREDGYHEVRMIMQTIHMYDQIELHKSDIVGIHIKTNLPYLPTGENNLVYRAAKLLMDEYHITKGLDINLVKFIPVAAGLGGGSSDAAAVLVGVNRMFGLGLSQKQLEDKGAKIGADVPYCILRGTALAEGIGEVLTPLCLMPPCYILVAKPGINVSTRYVYKNLDLEKVKNHPDIDGMITAISKGSLTGVTSRMSNVLENVTAGEYPIIHEIETKMIELGALSAMMSGSGPSVFGIFEDEKKAQRAYRKLKHTSLVRQIFLTKPFGRRGK, encoded by the coding sequence ATGAAATTACGGGCTATGGCGAAGATCAATCTGGGCCTTGATGTGGTGAAAAAGCGTGAGGATGGCTACCATGAGGTCCGCATGATTATGCAGACTATTCATATGTATGACCAGATTGAGCTGCATAAAAGTGATATTGTCGGGATCCATATCAAAACGAATCTGCCCTATCTGCCGACAGGGGAGAATAACCTGGTTTACAGAGCAGCCAAACTTCTGATGGATGAATACCATATCACGAAAGGTCTGGATATCAATCTTGTAAAATTTATCCCTGTTGCAGCAGGTCTCGGAGGGGGAAGCTCAGATGCTGCGGCGGTTCTTGTAGGAGTGAATCGGATGTTTGGCCTTGGTCTTTCCCAAAAACAATTGGAAGATAAGGGTGCCAAAATTGGTGCGGACGTTCCCTATTGTATTTTAAGGGGAACGGCACTCGCCGAGGGAATCGGCGAGGTGCTCACACCGCTTTGCTTGATGCCGCCTTGTTATATTTTGGTTGCTAAACCCGGAATTAATGTTTCAACCCGGTATGTATATAAAAATCTGGATCTTGAAAAAGTAAAAAATCATCCAGATATAGACGGGATGATCACTGCCATAAGCAAGGGATCTCTTACAGGCGTGACATCACGTATGTCGAATGTGCTGGAGAATGTGACTGCAGGCGAATATCCCATTATTCATGAGATTGAGACAAAGATGATAGAATTAGGAGCGTTAAGCGCTATGATGAGTGGAAGCGGTCCGTCTGTGTTTGGAATCTTTGAGGATGAGAAGAAGGCGCAGCGCGCTTATCGTAAACTGAAACATACAAGTCTGGTAAGACAGATTTTTTTAACAAAGCCTTTTGGGCGAAGAGGAAAATGA
- a CDS encoding GntR family transcriptional regulator, translated as MDKDTLTLSMGDYQYMPLRDVVFHTLRDAILKGELQPGERLMEIRLADRMGVSRTPVREAIRMLELEGLVIMIPRRGAQVAQITEKDLKDVLEVRMGLEELAVKFACERITPEQLKKLKDASLQFEEQVNTVKEDDITALAEADVHFHDLIYQATDNQRLVQLLGNLREQMYRYRVEYLKDVEIRSSLIKEHNEICKALENHDEKEAYAYTITHIKRQQDTIMSMMKEGKRENPD; from the coding sequence ATGGATAAAGATACGTTAACTTTAAGCATGGGGGATTACCAATATATGCCGCTCCGGGACGTGGTATTTCATACGCTTCGAGATGCGATTCTAAAGGGAGAACTGCAGCCTGGTGAGAGACTGATGGAGATCAGACTGGCGGACCGCATGGGTGTGTCAAGGACACCGGTTCGCGAGGCGATTCGCATGCTGGAACTAGAGGGGCTTGTGATCATGATTCCGAGAAGGGGAGCACAAGTTGCGCAGATCACCGAAAAGGATCTGAAGGATGTGCTGGAAGTACGGATGGGTCTTGAAGAGCTGGCAGTGAAATTTGCCTGTGAGAGAATTACACCGGAGCAGTTAAAGAAGTTGAAAGATGCCTCCCTGCAGTTTGAAGAGCAGGTGAATACTGTGAAAGAAGATGACATCACCGCCCTTGCAGAAGCGGATGTACACTTTCATGATCTTATCTATCAGGCGACAGATAACCAGAGACTGGTACAGCTTCTGGGAAACTTAAGAGAACAGATGTATCGTTATCGTGTAGAATATTTAAAGGATGTGGAAATTCGTTCATCCCTGATAAAAGAACACAATGAGATCTGTAAGGCACTTGAGAATCATGATGAGAAAGAAGCCTATGCCTATACAATAACTCATATTAAAAGACAGCAGGATACCATCATGAGCATGATGAAAGAGGGGAAAAGAGAGAATCCTGACTGA
- a CDS encoding spore germination protein, with protein MSEKISHDIGVNERYIRERCEGCADIIIRPMKLGAGVKVRCLVVYIEVAVSNMTLEDSVIGKLINHLWEIPGDKIKEFVADNGLGISDTAEFTEMEPAFKAMLAGNAIFFLDGYDKAIKISSKGYPNMGVSKAESEKVLRGSQEGFSDSEKVNTALIRKRVRSTDLKVEEMMIGVRSDTMVALVYMKELMPPHLLTEVKEKLENFEIDGVLDSGMLEQLTENNWKSPFPQFETTERPDRAAMEVLNGRMVIICDNSPMAVMIPTTFDSFLKVSEDRYNRFEIVTFQRLIRYVAVFIAMGLSGSYLAVINFHTQVVPTNLLLSFAQSRRGVPFPSMVEIILMELAFELIREASIRMPGPLGGTIGIVGGLIIGDAAVSANLVSPMTVVVVAVSALSSFAIPNEEFSAAFRILKFGFILLGGLFGTFGLVLGGFLLLGHLSALSSFQIPYLIPFVGRDKPDYVNEGDSMIRAPLRRMRYRPVYANKGQRVRLKEKKHESK; from the coding sequence ATGTCTGAGAAAATAAGTCACGATATAGGAGTAAATGAAAGATACATTCGAGAGAGATGTGAGGGATGTGCTGATATTATCATCCGTCCGATGAAACTCGGAGCTGGGGTAAAAGTAAGATGTCTTGTGGTGTATATAGAGGTTGCAGTCAGTAACATGACTCTGGAAGATTCCGTGATCGGAAAGCTGATCAATCATCTCTGGGAGATCCCGGGGGATAAAATCAAGGAATTTGTCGCAGATAACGGTCTTGGAATCTCGGATACAGCAGAATTTACGGAGATGGAACCTGCCTTTAAGGCAATGCTGGCCGGAAACGCAATCTTCTTCCTTGACGGATATGATAAAGCTATAAAGATCAGCAGCAAAGGTTATCCGAACATGGGAGTGTCCAAAGCGGAGTCCGAAAAAGTCTTAAGAGGTTCCCAGGAAGGGTTTTCAGATTCGGAAAAGGTGAATACCGCACTGATACGTAAGAGAGTCAGAAGTACGGATCTGAAGGTAGAGGAGATGATGATCGGTGTACGCTCCGATACGATGGTCGCATTGGTTTATATGAAAGAATTGATGCCGCCTCACCTTCTTACAGAGGTGAAGGAGAAACTTGAGAACTTTGAGATTGATGGAGTCCTAGATTCTGGAATGCTCGAACAACTGACAGAAAACAACTGGAAATCTCCATTTCCGCAGTTTGAGACGACGGAACGCCCAGATCGTGCAGCCATGGAGGTTTTAAACGGCAGGATGGTTATCATCTGTGATAATTCTCCGATGGCGGTCATGATTCCCACGACTTTTGACAGTTTTTTGAAAGTGAGCGAGGACCGCTATAATCGTTTCGAGATTGTCACGTTTCAGAGACTTATTCGATATGTGGCGGTTTTTATTGCAATGGGCTTATCAGGGAGTTATCTTGCTGTAATCAATTTTCATACACAGGTGGTTCCGACTAATCTGCTCCTTTCCTTTGCTCAGTCGCGCCGGGGAGTTCCATTTCCCAGCATGGTGGAGATTATTCTTATGGAACTTGCCTTTGAACTCATCCGTGAAGCCAGTATCCGTATGCCCGGACCACTGGGCGGAACGATCGGTATCGTGGGTGGGTTGATTATCGGTGATGCGGCAGTGAGCGCAAATCTTGTAAGTCCGATGACGGTTGTTGTGGTTGCAGTAAGTGCTCTCTCTTCCTTTGCAATTCCGAATGAAGAGTTTTCAGCGGCTTTTCGGATTCTAAAGTTTGGATTTATATTGTTGGGGGGACTGTTTGGAACTTTTGGACTCGTATTAGGAGGTTTCCTGCTGTTAGGACACCTGAGTGCCCTGAGCAGTTTTCAGATTCCATATCTGATTCCGTTTGTCGGACGGGACAAACCGGATTATGTTAATGAAGGCGACAGCATGATCAGAGCACCTCTTCGAAGGATGCGATATCGTCCGGTATATGCGAATAAAGGACAAAGGGTGAGACTGAAGGAGAAGAAACATGAATCAAAATAA